A window of the Hordeum vulgare subsp. vulgare chromosome 5H, MorexV3_pseudomolecules_assembly, whole genome shotgun sequence genome harbors these coding sequences:
- the LOC123397643 gene encoding outer envelope pore protein 16-3, chloroplastic/mitochondrial-like — MEGSNLRAPVDDGLMSKTSKAAGIGLAAGSVWGLLVSMLHDGPKVGSNVKFPQLVRTGKVCGSYAGSLAVLGATYVGVEQSLEMLRKKKDIINGAVAGFAAGATLGFRAGRVPTAIVSGSALALTSVLLDVTGMRTTEEEEKVHH; from the exons ATGGAGGGTTCCAATTTGAGAGCTCCGGTAGATGATGGACTTATGTCGAAGACAAGCAAGGCTGCAGGCATTGGTTTAGCTGCTGGCAGCGTTTGGGGCTTGCTGGTTTCTATGTTGCACGATGGGCCTAAGGTTGGCAGTAATGTCAAGTTTCCTCAGCTGGTTAGAACTGGCAAGGTGTGTGGAAGCTACGCGGGAAGCTTGGCAGTTCTTGGAGCTACGTATGTAGGCGTAGAGCAGTCTCTTGAAATGCTCAGGAAGAAGAAGGACATCATTAATGGAGCTGTAGCTGGTTTTGCTGCCGGTGCAACTCTGGGTTTCAGAG CCGGGAGAGTCCCAACAGCCATCGTGTCAGGATCTGCGCTCGCTCTGACTTCGGTACTCTTGGATGTGACTGGAATGAGAACTACTGAGGAAGAAGAAAAGGTCCACCACTAA